The Paeniglutamicibacter sulfureus genome includes a region encoding these proteins:
- a CDS encoding alpha/beta fold hydrolase, with translation MSNTATLEPSILSIDGTQITYHDSQDSRGHDDVLVLLHGTGGSTTSHFGFLFPILSAKQRVVSIDMANPAHGEALELEDLVVQVAGAIAGILPGRKVVLLGYSLGAVVTAALAARHPELVKRLVLVAGWMKTDLQQQLRNDVWLDLRRSGSQAIRAYSTFCAFGGPFLAEKTMGEIQAGMDLMSFDGFGDSQMDLNRRIDIVADAHRIKAPTLVIGCTHDQMVPIRHQKALFGAIEDSRFAEIPTGHAVVFERPSELCHHIQRFMDAPAEHPAGTVIATPRP, from the coding sequence ATGTCGAACACTGCCACCCTCGAACCATCGATACTGTCCATCGACGGCACCCAAATCACCTACCACGACTCACAGGATTCCCGGGGCCACGACGATGTGCTTGTCCTGCTCCATGGCACCGGTGGCTCCACCACCAGCCATTTCGGCTTCCTTTTCCCCATCCTCTCCGCAAAGCAGCGAGTCGTCTCCATCGACATGGCCAATCCGGCACACGGTGAAGCGCTTGAGCTGGAGGATCTCGTGGTGCAGGTCGCCGGGGCCATCGCCGGCATCCTTCCGGGCCGGAAGGTGGTCCTCCTGGGCTACTCGCTCGGTGCCGTCGTCACCGCAGCCCTTGCAGCGCGGCATCCCGAGCTAGTGAAGCGCCTTGTCCTTGTCGCCGGATGGATGAAGACCGACCTGCAGCAGCAGCTGCGCAACGACGTCTGGCTCGACCTGCGCCGCAGCGGCAGCCAGGCCATTCGGGCCTACTCGACATTCTGCGCCTTCGGCGGCCCGTTCCTTGCGGAAAAGACCATGGGAGAGATCCAGGCGGGCATGGACCTGATGTCCTTCGACGGCTTCGGCGACAGCCAGATGGACTTGAACCGGCGCATCGACATCGTGGCCGACGCACACCGCATCAAGGCACCCACGCTGGTGATCGGGTGCACACACGACCAAATGGTTCCCATCCGGCACCAGAAGGCGCTCTTCGGCGCCATCGAGGACTCCCGGTTCGCCGAAATCCCCACCGGCCACGCTGTCGTTTTCGAACGCCCCAGCGAACTGTGCCACCACATCCAGCGCTTCATGGACGCCCCGGCCGAACACCCGGCCGGCACCGTCATCGCAACTCCCCGCCCCTAG
- a CDS encoding flavin-containing monooxygenase, translating into MTTNTTTMTRDVKSLIIGSGFAGLGMAIQLKRRGDDDFAILERANDVGGTWRDNDYPGAACDVPSHLYSFSFRPNPDWSRVYSPGPEIQAYLRACAKDEGLLEHIHFGADMQDASWDESSRRWRVSTPLGLFTAQFLITGTGHLADERFPSVPGIETFTGDKFHSARWDHSTSLEGKRIGVVGTGASAIQVIPELARTSAELVVFQRTPAYVIPRVERSYTEGEKRLFRRDPSAISALRSDLFWTGENNYAQRRGVPQYLEAARSMALGHLAAQITDPELREVLTPDYEPGCKRLLISNTYYPALQAETTTVEASALDRIEGSRVVASSGAGYELDVLVFATGFEATEPPFAALVHGRDGLNLSEHWKSGMQAHDSVTVSGFPNMFVLNGPNTSLGHNSIVYIIESQVNYVLGAIDHADALDIEILEPSSRAEEAYVEQIQAAAQGTVWIDGGCKSWYVDERSGRLTLIWPDFGFAFRDANGTFKPGGYLSTARSGELAGV; encoded by the coding sequence ATGACCACGAACACCACCACAATGACCCGGGACGTCAAGTCCCTCATCATCGGCAGCGGCTTCGCCGGGCTGGGGATGGCCATCCAACTCAAGCGACGCGGCGACGACGACTTCGCAATTCTCGAACGAGCCAACGACGTCGGCGGTACCTGGCGCGACAACGACTACCCCGGTGCTGCCTGCGACGTCCCCTCGCACCTCTATTCCTTCTCCTTCCGTCCCAATCCCGACTGGTCGCGGGTCTACTCCCCCGGCCCGGAAATCCAGGCCTACCTGCGCGCCTGCGCCAAGGACGAGGGACTGCTGGAGCATATCCATTTCGGTGCCGATATGCAGGACGCCAGCTGGGACGAGTCCTCCCGCCGCTGGAGGGTCAGCACTCCGTTGGGGCTGTTCACCGCACAGTTCCTGATCACCGGCACCGGGCACCTAGCCGACGAGCGCTTTCCCTCCGTCCCGGGAATCGAAACCTTCACCGGAGACAAGTTCCACTCGGCCCGCTGGGACCATTCCACGTCATTGGAGGGCAAGCGCATCGGGGTGGTCGGCACCGGTGCATCGGCTATCCAAGTCATCCCGGAACTGGCCAGGACGTCAGCCGAACTGGTCGTCTTCCAACGCACCCCGGCTTATGTGATTCCACGCGTGGAACGATCCTACACCGAGGGGGAAAAGCGGCTGTTCCGCCGCGACCCATCGGCCATATCGGCGCTGCGTTCAGACCTCTTCTGGACCGGAGAGAACAACTATGCGCAGCGGCGCGGCGTACCCCAATACCTGGAAGCAGCGCGGAGCATGGCGCTTGGCCATCTGGCGGCACAAATCACCGACCCGGAATTGCGGGAAGTCCTTACCCCCGACTACGAGCCGGGTTGCAAGCGCCTGTTGATTTCCAACACCTATTACCCGGCCCTGCAGGCCGAAACCACCACGGTCGAGGCATCGGCGCTCGATCGCATCGAGGGCAGTCGAGTGGTGGCGTCCTCCGGCGCCGGCTACGAACTCGATGTACTGGTCTTCGCCACCGGTTTCGAGGCCACTGAGCCGCCTTTTGCCGCACTCGTGCACGGACGCGACGGACTGAACCTGTCTGAGCACTGGAAGTCGGGCATGCAGGCACACGATTCCGTGACGGTCAGCGGATTCCCCAACATGTTTGTCCTGAACGGACCCAACACTTCCCTGGGTCACAATTCGATCGTGTACATCATCGAATCCCAGGTGAACTACGTCCTCGGGGCGATCGACCACGCCGATGCCTTGGACATCGAGATCCTGGAGCCCAGCAGTCGGGCCGAGGAAGCCTACGTCGAGCAGATCCAGGCGGCAGCCCAGGGAACCGTTTGGATCGACGGCGGCTGCAAGAGCTGGTACGTCGACGAGCGGAGCGGCAGGCTGACCCTGATTTGGCCCGACTTCGGGTTCGCGTTCCGCGACGCCAACGGAACCTTCAAGCCCGGGGGATACCTGTCCACCGCGCGCTCCGGCGAACTCGCCGGAGTCTGA